AGTCAGCGCCGACCTTCTCCGCGATTTTTGCGAGCGCGTTCGCGAATACCACTTTGCGCGAAAGATACACATTCCCCGCGTACTTAATAAGCTCCGCCTCAAGCGCCGTGATGTACGAGTTTTTTGACGGCGACTGAAACGGGGCTTCCGGAAGAAGCTTCAGCACCTCAAGCGCTTCGTTTTCGTGCCCCTTGGTAAACCCAACAATCTGCCGGTCGGGATTGATAGTGTCACTCCACGCATTTTTTTCCGTCAAAAACTCCGGACTAAAAAGCATTTTAAGCTTCGGGAATTTTCGCTGCATGGCATCGGTCGTACCCGGCGAAACGGTTGATTTAATAACCGCGATTTTCCCGTCGCGAAGCGTACCCAACGCCACTTCGACAATCGAGGTATCGCACACGCCAGTTTTTTTATCACGCGGCGTCGGAACCGCGACAAAAATAACGTCGGCGCCGTTCACGTCATCGCTATAACCTTTTTTCGCGTCCGCGTCATAAAGCAACACATCCCTCCCACGGCGGTATTTTTTCACTTCCAAAAAATAGCGCGCAAGGGCGCCGCCGACCATCCCGACCCCGATAATTCCGACAACTTTTTTCCCCATAGTCATATATTATAGAACTTACGCAATCGGTGTCATTCCCGTGAAAACGAGAATCCAGAGCCTTAAAAAATGGCTACAAACTGGATTCCCGCCTACGTCTGCCTGTGCGTGTCCGCACGCAGACAGGCGGGAATGACAGAAAAGTGAGAAATGCGTAGGTCCTATAGGAATATCTTTATGGCCTCGCCTCACACCTCAAACCCCCGCATCCCGCCACAGAACCTCGACGCCGAAAAGGCGCTTCTTGGTTCTGTTATGCTCCGCCCCGATGGACTCTCCGACATACAGGACGTCATCGTCGAAGCGGCTTTCTATTCCGGCAGGCATCGCCTTATCTGGAAAACTATGGTTGAACTGGCCGGAAAGCACATTCCGATCGACCTTCTTTCACTCTCGTCGCGCCTCACTGAAAAAAGCGAGATTGAAGCGGTCGGCGGGGCGTCATACCTTGCCGAGCTCACCGCGAGCGTTCCGTCGTCTACAAACCTCAAACACTACGCCGAAATCATTCAGAAGAAACATCTTATGCGTAACCTCATCGAGGCTTCCGAATACCTCGGCGAGCTTGGTTATGCCGACGCGGAAGACCTCGAGAATCTTATGGAACGCGCGGAGAAACGCATCTTCGAAATTACCCAGCGCTCCGGAGTACACAAATTCATCGAGCTCAAAGATACGCTCACCGAAGCGTGGGAGAGGCTTGACCGCCTTCACAAGTCGGGCGATGAACTTCGCGGCATCCCCACCGGCTTTAAGGACCTTGATAGCAAGCTCGCCGGATTTCAAAAATCCGACCTCATTATTCTCGCGGCACGGCC
This region of bacterium genomic DNA includes:
- a CDS encoding DnaB-like helicase N-terminal domain-containing protein — its product is MASPHTSNPRIPPQNLDAEKALLGSVMLRPDGLSDIQDVIVEAAFYSGRHRLIWKTMVELAGKHIPIDLLSLSSRLTEKSEIEAVGGASYLAELTASVPSSTNLKHYAEIIQKKHLMRNLIEASEYLGELGYADAEDLENLMERAEKRIFEITQRSGVHKFIELKDTLTEAWERLDRLHKSGDELRGIPTGFKDLDSKLAGFQKSDLIILAARP